The following nucleotide sequence is from Streptomyces sp. NBC_00239.
GCCGCCGGTCGCGTCGAGGGCCCGCGCGGGCGACCACGTGATGTGCCGCCGCAGCTTGCTCCCCAGGTGCGTGGTGAAGGCCTGCCCGATCGAGGCGCAGACGATGACGACGACCACCGCCACGACGATGGCCGTGGTGGACACCTCGGCCTTGTCGGTCAGCTGATCCCAGATCAGGGGCAGCAGGGAAACGGCGATGAGGCCACCGCCCAGGAAGCCGATCACCGACAGGATGCCGACGACGAAGCCCTGGCGGTAGCCGACGATCGCGAACCACACGGCGGCGACCAGCAACAGGATGTCCAGCACGTTCACGTGGGCCACCGTCTCATGCGCGCCAGTCGATCGGGACCTGCCGGGACCTGTCCCAGGGCCGCTCCCAGCCCGCGTAATGCAGGATCCGGTCGATCACCCCGGCGGTAAAACCCCAGACCAGGGACGATTCGACCAGAAATGCGGGACCTTCGTGGCCGCTCGGGTGGACGGCGAGGGCGCGGTGGGCGGGATCCGTGAGATCCGCCACGGGCACCGTGAAGACACGCGCCGTCTCGGCCGGGTCGACGACCCCGACCGGACTGGGCTCGCGCCACCAGCCGAGCACGGGCGTGACCACGAACTCGCTGACCGGGATGTAGAGCCGGGGCAGCACGCCGAAGAGCTGCACCCCGGCGGGATCGAGCCCGGTCTCCTCCTCGGCTTCGCGCAGGGCGGCGCGCAGCGGTCCGGTGGTCGCCGGATCGCCGTCCTCCGGATCGAGCGAGCCGCCGGGGAAGGAGGGCTGGCCGGGATGCGACCGAAGGGTCCCGGCGCGCTCCATCAGGAGCAGCTCGGGGCCGCGCTCCCCCTCGCCGAAGAGGATCAGCACGGCCGACTGGCGGCCCGCCCCGTCCGCGGGCGGCAGGAAGCGGCTCAGCTGGCGGGGCCGGACGGTACGGGCGGCCTCGGCGACCGGGGCGAGCCACTCGGGCAGCCCGTGCGTGGTGACGACGACCGGGCCGCCGTCACCGTCCACCGCGCCGCCCGGGACGCCGTACGAGGGCTCCGGGCGGCCGTACGCGGGCTCCGGCGGGCTCGCGGGGGCCGCACCCGCTGCCCCCGCGGCACCCGTGGTGCCTGTGGTCTCGTCCCGCATCGCCCGGGTCATGGGCACCCCTGTCTGTTCTCCCCCATGACCGGCACAACGCGGCCCGGGACCGGATTCGTTCCTGACGGCGGCCGACGGCGGCGCGGCGCCGGCTCAGCCCGTCGCGCCGTCGTCTCCCGGGCCGCCCGCGCCGCCCAGCGGTGGTGCGGGCAGCCCCGGGTAGTCGGCAGGCGGGCTCAGCCGCTGGCCCGGCAGCCCGCCCTTCTCGTACTTCAGCAGCTTGGCGGCCTTCTCGGGGTCCGTCTCGCCCTCCCCGTACGCGGGGCACAGCGGGGCGATCGGGCAGGCGCCGCAGGCGGGCCTGCGGGCGTGGCAGATCCGGCGGCCGTGGAAGACGACGCGGTGCGAGAGCATCGTCCACTCGCTCTTGGGGAAGATCGCGCAGATCTCCGCCTCGACCTTCTCCGGGTCCTCCTGCTCCGTCCACTTCCAGCGCCGCACCAGGCGGCCGAAGTGGGTGTCCACGGTGATTCCGGGGACGCCGAAGGCGTTGCCGAGCACGACGTTGGCGGTCTTGCGGCCGACGCCGGGCAGGGTGACCAGGTCCTCGATCCGGCCGGGCACCTCGCCGCCGAAATTGTCGCGGAGCGCGGCGGACAGCCCCAGCAGGGACCTCGCCTTGGCCCGGAAGAACCCGGTCGGCCGAATGATCTCCTCCAGCGCCTCCGGGGCGGCCGCCGCCATGTCCTCGGGGGTCGGATAGGCGGCGAACAGGGCCGGGGTGGTCTGGTTGACCCGCAGGTCCGTGGTCTGGGCGGACAGGACCGTGGCGACCAGCAGCTCGAAGGGATTGCGGAAGTCGAGCTCGGGGTGGGCGTACGGATAGACCTCGGCGAGCTCCCGGTTGATCCGGCGGGCCCGGCGCACCATCGCGAGGTGCGACTCGGGCTTGGCGGCCTTCACGGGTGCCGTGGCCGCCTTGGCCGTCCGGGCGGGAGCCTTGGCCGCCCTCACAGGAGGCTCGGCGGGGGCCTGGGCGCGCTCGGCGGCGGGCTTCGGGCTCTTGGCGGGGCGCTTCGCGGGGGGCCCGGCAGGGGTGTCGGCGGCGCTCGCGGACACGGCGGGCGAAGCCTTGGCCGAAACTTTGCCGTCGGTCTTCGCGGCGCCCTTCCGGGCCGCCGGAGGGTTCTTCGCGGGGCGTCCGAGGGCCTTCTCCACCCCTTGTTCGCCCACAGCAGAATCGGGGGCCGCGGTCACGCCCGCGGGCCCTTTGGCCTGTGCTCTCACCGGCTTATTGGACACTCGGCCAGCCTAAGGGCAGTCGCTGACAAGCCGCCCGGACCAGAGGTAACACCACCCCGATTGGCCCCGGGCAGCACAGCACACCCGTACGTCCGGCATCCTTGTGACCGATCCCACCGTTTTAAGCGTCCTGTCAGAATGGGGCATGGTCCCCTGAGCAGGTCGACATAGGAGAGAGACTCGTGGACGACGTTCTGCGGCGCGCCCCGCTCTTCGCGGCGCTCGATGACGAGCAGGCCGCGGAGCTCCGCGCCTCCATGGGCGAGGTGACCCTCGCACGCGGTGACGCCCTGTTCCACGAGGGCGACCCCGGCGACCGGCTGTACGTGGTCACCGACGGCAAGGTGAAGCTGCACCGCACCTCCCCCGACGGCCGCGAGAACATGCTGGCCGTCCTGGGCCCCGGTGAGCTGATCGGCGAGCTGTCGCTGTTCGACCCGGGCCCGCGCACCGCCACCGCGACCGCGCTGACCGAGGTCAAGCTGCTGGGCCTGGGCCACGGTGACCTGCAGCCGTGGCTGAACGCACGGCCCGAGGTCGCCACCGCGCTGCTGCGCGCGGTCGCCCGGCGCCTGCGCAAGACCAACGACCAGATGTCCGACCTGGTCTTCTCCGACGTGCCGGGCCGTGTCGCCCGTGCCCTCCTGGACCTGTCGCGCCGCTTCGGCGTCCAGTCCGAGGAAGGCATCCACGTCGTGCACGACCTCACGCAGGAAGAGCTGGCCCAGCTGGTCGGCGCGTCCCGCGAGACGGTCAACAAGGCGCTCGCGGACTTCGCGGGCCGCGGCTGGCTGCGCCTGGAGGCGCGCGCCGTGATCCTGCTGGACGTGGAGCGGCTGGCGAAGCGGTCCCGCTGACCCGGTACCACCCGTTCGGCCCAACGGGCCGGGCCGGAGTCTTCGAAGGGGCCCCACCTGCCCGGTGGGGCCCCTTCGCCGTTCCCGCGGCCGCGTGCACCGAGGGCCTCGGCCCCCGGGCGGCAGGCGCGTACGAGCGGCGCTACAGCGCCAGCGCCTCCACGGCCTCCTTGGCCTCGCGCAGGCCGGCCCCGGTCACCGACCGGTAGACCTTGATGGCCTCGATCGTCTTGCCCTCGCGGACCAGCTCGCGGACCCGGCCCAGGCCGTCGGGCTCGGGCTCCTCGATGCCGAGGTGGTGGAGCACCAGGCCGAGCCGCCGGTCGAGGCGGTCGGCCTTCCGCTCCACGGCACGGATCCGCACGGTGAGCGCGCTGATGACCGAGCTCGCGGCGATGATGACGACGAACAATATGAAGAACCCCATGGCGGGCACACTATCCGCAGGTCAGAGGCGTCGAGCGACTGTTTCCGGCCGCCTCGTCAGAATGCCTCTCCGCCGGGGATCAGCCCGTGTTCGCGCAAGTACTCCAGCTGGGCCCGCACCGACCACTCGGCGGCCGGCCACAGCGACCGGTCCACATCCGCGTACACCTTGGCCACGACCGCTTCCGGCGTCGTGAAGCCGTTCTCCACGGCCGTCTCGACCTGGGCGAGCCGGTGCGCCCGGTGCGCGAGGTAGAACTCGACCGCGCCCTGCGCGTCGTCCAGCACCGGCCCGTGCCCCGGCAGCACCGTGTGCACGCCGTCGTCGACGGTCAGCGAGCGCAGCCGCCGCAGCGAGTCCAGGTAGTCGCCCAGGCGCCCGTCGGGGTGCGCCACCACCGTCGTGCCGCGGCCGAGGATGGTGTCCCCGGTCAGCACCGCCCGGTCGGCGGGCAGGTGGAAGCAGAGCGAGTCGGCGGTGTGCCCGGGGGTGGGGACCACCCGCAGCTCCAGGCCGCCGACCCGGACCACGTCGCCCGCGCCCAGCCCCTCGTCCCCGAGCCGCAGCGCCGGGTCGAGGGCCCGTACCTTCGTGCCCGTGAGCTCCGCGAACCGGCCGGCGCCCTCCGCGTGGTCCGGGTGGCCGTGCGTCAGCAGGGTCAGCGCGACCCGCTTGCCCGCCTCCTCCGCCGCCGCGACGACGGCCCGCAGGTGTACGTCGTCCAGGGGGCCGGGGTCGACGACCACGGCCAGGTCCGAGTCGGGCTCGGAGACGATCCAGGTGTTGGTGCCGTCCAGGGTCATCGCCGACGCGTTGGGGGCGAGCACGTTGCGCGCGCGGGCGGTGGCGGGCCCCGAGGTCACGATCCCGCGGGGCTGTCCGGGCAGTGCGGCTGCGTTCGTCATACGGTGCCCCTGCCCAGCCGCACCCGCTTCGTGAACTCGTCGTGCCCCGGCCAGCTCAGCACCAGCTCGCCGCTCTCCAGCGAGGCCTGCGCGAGGACCGGCTCCAGATCCCGGCCCGCGGCCGCGGCGAGGGCCTCGGCGGCCGTGCCGTACGGCTCCAGGGAACGCAGGGTGGAGATGGTGGGCGGCATCATCAGCAGCTCGCCCTTGTCGTAGCCGTCGGCGGCGTCCGCGGGCCGGGTCCACACCGTGCGGTCGGCCTCCGTGGAGGCGTTGCGGGTGCGCTGGCCCTCGGGCAGCGCCGCGACGAAGAACCACGTGTCGTAGCGGCGCGGCTCGAACTCGGGGGTGATCCACCGGGCCCACGCGCCCAGCAGGTCGGAGCGCAACAGCAGCCCGCGCCGGTCCAGGAAGTCCGCGAACGAGATCTCCCGGGCGACCAGCGCCTGCCGGTCGGCCTCCCAGTCCTCGCCGGTGGTGTCGCCGACCACGGTGTCCGCGGTGGGTCCGGCGAGCAGCACGCCCGCCTCCTCGAAGGTCTCCCGCACGGCCGCGCACACCAGGGCCTGCGCGGACGCGGTGTCGGTGCCCAGCAGCGCGGCCCAGGACTCCAGGTCCGGTCCGGCCCAGCCGACGAGGTGGTCGTCGTCGCGGGGGTCGACGCCGCCGCCCGGGTAGGCGTACGCGCCGCCGGCGAAGGCCATGGAGGCGCGCCGGCGGAGCATGTGGACGGCGGGACCGTCGGGGGTGTCGCGCAGCAGCATGACGGTGGCGGCGCGCTTGGGGGCCACCGGCGTGAGGGAGCCGTCGGCGAGGGCGCGGATCCGGTCCGGCCATTCCGGCGGGTACCACTGGCCGCCGGCGGTCTCCCCGCCCCCGGCCGGGGCCTGTTCCCGAGCCTGTTCCCGGGCCCGGGCCTCGCCCTGACCCGGGCTCTCGCCCTGCTCCGGGCCCTGACCCTGGCCCTGTCCCTGCGCGTGACCGTTCTGACCATTCGGCATGGCCGGATGCTACGGGCATCCGCCCCGATGTTCGAGGGCCGCCCGGCCGCGCCCGGTGCCGGAGCGGCCGGGCGGCCCCGGACAGCACAGTGGCGCCGGACGGCCGTCCGGCGCCACACGGCAGGGAGGCGGGGTGTTACCCGGCCACCTCGACCTGGAACTCGATCTCGACCGGCGCGTCGAGCGGCAGCACCGAGACGCCGACGGCGCTGCGGGCGTGCACGCCCTTCTCGCCGAGGACCTGGCCCAGCAGCTCGCTGGCGCCGTTGATGACGCCGGGCTGGCCGGTGAAGTCGGGGGCGGAGGCGACGAAGCCGACGACCTTGACGACACGCACGATCTTGTCGAGGTCACCGATGACCGACTTGACGGCGGCCAGGGCGTTGAGCGCGCAGGTCGCCGCGAGCTGCTTCGCCTCTTCCGCCGACACCTCGGCGCCGACCTTGCCGGTGACCGGCAGCTTGCCCCGCACCATCGGCAGCTGGCCCGCGGTGTACACGTACGCGCCCGAGCGCACCGCCGGCTGGTAGGTGGCGAGCGGCGGCACGACCTCGGGGAGGTTCAGTCCGAGCTCGGCCAGCCTGGCCTCTACCGCACTCATGCCTTCTCCCGCTTCAGGTAGGCGACGAGCTGCTCCGGGTTGGGCCCGGGCACGACCTGGACAAGCTCGTAGCCCTGATCGCCCCAGGAGTCGAGGATCTGCTTCGTGGCGTGGACGAGCAGGGGGACAGTCACGTATTCGAACTTCTTCATGCAGGGGAGGGTAGCCGCTGCGGTGTGCTCAACGAGACCTCGTGCACGCCCGTGGATCCGAGTGGTTAGGCTCGGTGCGTGAGCAGGCTCCAGGTGGTCAGCGGCAAGGGCGGTACCGGTAAGACCACGGTCGCCGCCGCACTCGCGCTCGCCCTCGCGACCGAGGGCAGGCGGACCCTCCTCGTGGAGGTCGAGGGCAGGCAGGGCATCGCGCAGCTCTTCGGTACGGAGCCATTGCCGTACGAGGAGCGCAGGATCGCGGTGGCGCCGGGCGGCGGCGAGGTGTTCGCCCTGGCCATCGACGCGGAACGCGCGCTGCTGGACTACCTCCAGATGTTCTACAAGCTCGGTTCCGCCGGGCGCGCCCTGAAGAAGCTGGGCGCCATCGACTTCGCGACGACGATCGCCCCGGGGCTGCGGGACGTGCTGCTGACGGGCAAGGCCTGCGAGGCGGTGCGGCGCAAGGACAAGGCGGGTCGGCCCGTCTACGACCACGTGGTGATGGACGCGCCGCCGACCGGCCGGGTGACCCGGTTCCTGAACGTCAACGACGAGGTGGCCGGGCTGGCCCGGTTCGGCCCGATCCACAACCAGGCACAGGCCGTCATGAAGGTGCTCAAGTCCCCGCAGACGGCGGTGCACCTGGTGACGCTGCTGGAGGAGATGCCCGTCCAGGAGACCGCGGACGGCCGGCAGGAACTGGCGGAAGCAGGGCTTCCGTTGGGGCACGTGATCGTCAACATGGTCCGCCCGCACCACCTCGACGAGGCCGCGCTGCGGGCGGCGGCGGGCGAGCGGCGGGCCGAGGTGGCGCAGGCGCTGTCCCGGGCCGGCCTCGGCGGCGCGCGCCGCGGCGGACTCGCGGAGCGGCTGGTGGACCCGCTGCTGGAGCAGGCGGCGGCGCACGCGGAGCGGGTCGGCCTGGAGCGTGAGCAGCGCGCCGTACTGGACGGGCTCGGCGTGCCGACGTACGAACTGCCGCTGCTCGGCGGCGGGATGGACCTCGCCGGGCTCTACGAGCTGGCCACGGAGCTGCGGAAGCAGGTGAGCGCCGCGTGAGCGGGGCGATGGAGGCGGCGATGGGCGCGGACATCGGGCCGCGGCTGGACGTGGACCGGCTGCTCGACGACCCGCAGACCCGGATCGTGGTGTGCTGCGGTTCGGGCGGGGTCGGGAAGACGACCACGGCGGCGGCGCTGGGAGTGCGGGCGGCCGAACGCGGCCGCAGGGTGGTGGTCCTGACGATCGACCCGGCCCGGCGGCTCGCCCAGTCGATGGGCATCGACTCGCTGGACAACACGCCGCGGCGGGTCGCCGGCGTCTGCGGTGACGGCGCCGGTGACGGCGACCGCGGCGGTGCCGGTGACACCGGCACCGGGAAGAAGGAAGCCGGCGGCGGGGAACTGCACGCCATGATGCTGGACATGAAGCGGACCTTCGACGAGATCGTCGAGGCGCACGCGGACGAGGAGCGCTCCCGGGCGATCCTGGCGAACCCCTTCTACCAGTCGCTGTCGGCCGGCTTCGCCGGGACGCAGGAGTACATGGCCATGGAGAAGCTGGGCCAGCTCCGCGCGAAGGACGACTGGGACCTGATCATCGTGGACACGCCGCCGAGCCGGTCGGCGCTGGACTTCCTGGACGCGCCGAAGCGGCTGGGGTCCTTCCTCGACGGGAAGTTCATCCGGGTGCTGATGGCGCCGGCGAAGGTGGGCGGCCGGGCGGGGATGAAGTTCGTCAACCTCGGCATGGTCGGCCTGTCGATGATGACGGGGACGCTCAGCAAGCTGATGGGCGGGCAGCTGCTCAAGGACGTGCAGACCTTCGTGGCGGCCATGGACACCATGTTCGGCGGCTTCCGGACCCGCGCGGACGCCACGTACCGGCTGCTGCAGGCTCCGGGCACGGCCTTCCTCGTGGTCGCGGCGCCCGAGCCGGACGCGCTGCGCGAGGCGGCGTACTTCGTCGAGCGGCTGGCCGCCGAGGACATGCCGCTGGCGGGGCTGGTGCTCAACCGGGTGCACGGGAGCGGCGCGACGCAGCTCTCCGCGGAGCGCGCGCTGGCGGCCGCAGAGAATCTTGACGAGGGCCGCATTGTGGATCAGGAGCCCGGGAAAGCTGGACTTCGTGACTCCGAAGCGCCCGGAGTCGCCTCCGAGGAGTCTGCCGATTCCGAGCCCGGTTGTGATCCTGATTCCGAGGACGGCTCCCCCGCCGCAGTGGACGAGATCACGGCCGGACTGCTCCGCCTGCATGCCGAACGGATGCAGGTGATCGCACGCGAACAGCACACGCGCGACCGTTTCACCTCGCTGCACCCCGAAGTGGCGGTGGCCGAGGTGGCCGCCCTGCCCGGCGATGTGCACGACCTCGCCGGGCTGCGGGCCATCGGTGATCGACTCGCGGCCGGCGGTCCGACCGGAGTGTGAGCCGCACGCGCGCGGGGCGTGCGGGTGTGAGGTGCTGCAGTGCCGCCGGTGGTACCGCGGCCGTACGCCCGGTCTACCCGGCTGCGGCGTACGTGTCGTAGTCGATGTCCAAGTCCGCGTCGACGTCCACGGTCAGGATGCCCGTACTGCGCTCGTATTCCGTACGAGCGGTTTCGAGCAGCCGCCGCCAGGAGGTGACCGTTGGACGCCTGCGCAGGAGCGCACGCCGTTCCCGCTCGGTCATTCCACCCCACACGCCGAACTCGACGCGATTGTCCAGCGCGTCGGCCAGGCACTCGGTCCGCACCGGGCAACCGGTACACACCGCCTTGGCCCTGTTCTGCGCTGCACCTTGAACGAACAGTTCATCCGGATCGGTAGTGCGGCAGGCTGCCTGCGCACTCCAGTCGGTTACCCAGCCCATCTCGGCGCCGTCCTCTCCCGAATCGAGGCTCCCCCACGGCGGTAGCGGCATATTCACCGCTGCCAGTTGAGGACGTTACGGAAGGGAGGCACAGCGCAACACCCCCGACGGGCCCAATCTTGAATGGTCCGAACGGACTATGCGTGAGCGTGAGATCACCCGACGGAGTGACCTGGAGACATGCCGGACTCTTGGCGCGATCCGGGGCGTACTACCCCACTCGGATCGGGCGACGACCGCCGGATCCGGCAAATTCGGACATCAGTCCACCCTTTTCGGGAAGGGTGAAAGTCGCATCGAGGGGTTGATGTACGGCGGCGCTGCTGTGACAGTTGGGAGCAGCTAAGGCCAAGGCTCCTGCCCCGCAGGTGACTTGTGCCTGCGCGCGCGGGGGGAGTAGCGCGGAGTCACGCCTACAGACTCGCGCCTGCAGGGTCACGACAGGGGCCGTCAAGCCGTGGCCACAACTGAACCTCTTGTCACTATAGGCATGGCGCCCGCCGCTGTCCGGCGAACGCGGAAATGCCCTGCCCGCACGGGGTGCGAGAAGATGCCGCGCATATAGGTAGATATCTAGACGAGTCGGACATTTCCTTGCCTCAGACCAAGGCATACACGCATGTCCGGCGGAGGAGAACGTAGGCTGCCCCCATGCCAAAGAAGCGCTCGGGCGGAGGGCTCACGGGGAGCCAGCAGGCCGCCAAGTTCCTCGGGGTCTCCGTTCTCTCCGGAGTCGTGCTGGCCGGTATCGCGATCCCCGCCGCGGGCGCGCTCGGTCTGGCGGCGAAGGGAACCGTCGAGGGATTCGACGAGATCCCCGCCAACCTGAAGACCCCGCCGCTCAGTCAGCGCACCACCATCCTCGACGCCGAGGGCGGCCTGATCGCCCAGGTCTACTCGCGCGACCGCAGGGTGGTCCCGCTCACGGCCATCTCGCCGTACATGCAGAAGGCGATCGTCGCGATCGAGGACTCGCGCTTCTACGAGCACGGGGCCATCGACCTCAAGGGCATCCTGCGCGCGGTCAACCGCAACGCCCAGGAGGGCGGCGCGGCCCAGGGCGCGTCCACGCTGACCCAGCAGTACGTGAAGAACGTCTTCGTCGAGGAGGCCGGCGACGACCCGGCCAAGGTGGCCGAGGCCCAGCAGAAGAGCCTCGGCCGCAAGGTCCGCGAGCTGAAGTACGCGATCCAGGTCGAGGAAGAGCTCGGCAAGAAGAAGATCCTGGAGAACTACCTCAACATCACCTTCTTCGGGCAGCAGGCGTACGGGATCGAGTCCGCCGCGCAGCGCTACTTCAGCAAGCCCGCCCGGGACCTCACCCTGGACGAGTCGGCGCTGCTGGCCGGCCTCGTGCAGTCGCCGAGCCGGTACGACCCCGTGAACGACACGGAGGAGGCCACGCTCCGGCGCAACACCGTGCTCCAGCGGATGGCCGACATAAAGGACATCTCGCAGGCCGAAGCGGACAAGGCGAAGGCCGTCCCGATCAAGCTGAAGGTCACCAAGCCCAAGAACGGCTGCATCACGGCCGTCAGCGGCGCCGGGTTCTTCTGCGACTACGTCCGCGCGACCTTCCTGTCCAACCCGGTCTTCGGGAAGACGAAGGAGGAGCGGGCCAGGATCTGGAACCAGGGCGGCCTGACCGTCCGGACCACGCTGGACCCGCAGTCCCAGGAGTCCGTCAACTCCTCGATCAAGGAACACGTCTACCAGAGCGACAAGGTCGCCACGGCCGTCACCCTGGTACAGCCCGGCACCGGGCGGGTGCTGGCCATGGGCCAGTCGCGCCCGTACGGATTCGGCACCAACGAGACGCAGATCAACTTCTCGGTGGACCGGAAGATGGGCGGCTCGAACTTCGGCTTCCCGACCGGCTCGACCTTCAAGCCGTTCGTCGCGGCCGCCGCCCTGGAGCGCGGCATGCCGGCGACGAAGATGTACGCCTCTCCGTACGAGATGGAGTACCCGAGCCCGGTGCAGACCTGCAGCGGCGACCCGTGGGTCAACACCAACGGCGAGCGGGTCCCCAACGAGTCGGAGTCCGAGGTCGGCCCGTACGCGATGAAGGAGGCCATGGCCAAGTCGGTCAACACGTACTTCGTGGAGATGATCGGCGAGATCGGCCTGTGCCCCCTGAAGGACATGACCACGAAGCTCCGGGTGATCCGCGCCGACGGCGCCAAGCTCCCCGACAGCCCGGCCATCTCCCTCGGCACCGAGGGCATGTCCCCGCTGACCATGGCCAACGCGTACGCGACCTTCGCCAACCGGGGCACGTACTGCTCGCCCGTCGCCATCGAATCGATCACTGACTCGCGCGGCAAGGCGCTCGACGTGCCGAAGTCGACGTGCGAGCGGGTGATGTCGGAGAAGACCGCCGACACCGTCAACACGCTGCTGCTGGGCGTGGTCGACTCCGGTACGGGTCTGTCGGCGGGTCTGACCGACCGCGACAGCGCGGGCAAGACCGGAACCACCGACTCCCGCCACAACGCCTGGTTCGTGGGCTACACCCCGAACATGGCCGGCGCGACCTGGGTCGGCTCGCCCGGCACCAAGCAGGTCTCGATGGAGGACATCACCATCGGCGGCGAGTACTACGAGAAGGTCTTCGGCGGCGGGCTGCCCGGCCCGATCTGGAAGGACGCCGTGTCCGGCGCCCTGGCCGGCCGCGAGGCCCCCGGCTTCACGACCGTCTTCATCCCCGACGCGCAGAAGCCCGCCCCCGGCGGCAAGGGCAAGCCGGGCAAGGGACGCAAGCCCGGCAAGGGACGCGGCGGTGACGGCAAGCCCGGCGACGGACGGCCCGGCGGCGCGGACACCGGCGGCCTCACCGGTGGCCTGACCGGCGGCGACGGGAACGGGACCGGCGAGGTCCCCTTCCCGGGCATCCCGCTCGACCCGGGCCTGCTCGGCGGCACGAACGGCTGACCC
It contains:
- a CDS encoding NUDIX hydrolase, with product MPNGQNGHAQGQGQGQGPEQGESPGQGEARAREQAREQAPAGGGETAGGQWYPPEWPDRIRALADGSLTPVAPKRAATVMLLRDTPDGPAVHMLRRRASMAFAGGAYAYPGGGVDPRDDDHLVGWAGPDLESWAALLGTDTASAQALVCAAVRETFEEAGVLLAGPTADTVVGDTTGEDWEADRQALVAREISFADFLDRRGLLLRSDLLGAWARWITPEFEPRRYDTWFFVAALPEGQRTRNASTEADRTVWTRPADAADGYDKGELLMMPPTISTLRSLEPYGTAAEALAAAAGRDLEPVLAQASLESGELVLSWPGHDEFTKRVRLGRGTV
- a CDS encoding Crp/Fnr family transcriptional regulator, with the protein product MDDVLRRAPLFAALDDEQAAELRASMGEVTLARGDALFHEGDPGDRLYVVTDGKVKLHRTSPDGRENMLAVLGPGELIGELSLFDPGPRTATATALTEVKLLGLGHGDLQPWLNARPEVATALLRAVARRLRKTNDQMSDLVFSDVPGRVARALLDLSRRFGVQSEEGIHVVHDLTQEELAQLVGASRETVNKALADFAGRGWLRLEARAVILLDVERLAKRSR
- a CDS encoding NUDIX hydrolase; translation: MTRAMRDETTGTTGAAGAAGAAPASPPEPAYGRPEPSYGVPGGAVDGDGGPVVVTTHGLPEWLAPVAEAARTVRPRQLSRFLPPADGAGRQSAVLILFGEGERGPELLLMERAGTLRSHPGQPSFPGGSLDPEDGDPATTGPLRAALREAEEETGLDPAGVQLFGVLPRLYIPVSEFVVTPVLGWWREPSPVGVVDPAETARVFTVPVADLTDPAHRALAVHPSGHEGPAFLVESSLVWGFTAGVIDRILHYAGWERPWDRSRQVPIDWRA
- a CDS encoding ArsA family ATPase, whose protein sequence is MGADIGPRLDVDRLLDDPQTRIVVCCGSGGVGKTTTAAALGVRAAERGRRVVVLTIDPARRLAQSMGIDSLDNTPRRVAGVCGDGAGDGDRGGAGDTGTGKKEAGGGELHAMMLDMKRTFDEIVEAHADEERSRAILANPFYQSLSAGFAGTQEYMAMEKLGQLRAKDDWDLIIVDTPPSRSALDFLDAPKRLGSFLDGKFIRVLMAPAKVGGRAGMKFVNLGMVGLSMMTGTLSKLMGGQLLKDVQTFVAAMDTMFGGFRTRADATYRLLQAPGTAFLVVAAPEPDALREAAYFVERLAAEDMPLAGLVLNRVHGSGATQLSAERALAAAENLDEGRIVDQEPGKAGLRDSEAPGVASEESADSEPGCDPDSEDGSPAAVDEITAGLLRLHAERMQVIAREQHTRDRFTSLHPEVAVAEVAALPGDVHDLAGLRAIGDRLAAGGPTGV
- a CDS encoding WhiB family transcriptional regulator, which produces MGWVTDWSAQAACRTTDPDELFVQGAAQNRAKAVCTGCPVRTECLADALDNRVEFGVWGGMTERERRALLRRRPTVTSWRRLLETARTEYERSTGILTVDVDADLDIDYDTYAAAG
- a CDS encoding MBL fold metallo-hydrolase; its protein translation is MTNAAALPGQPRGIVTSGPATARARNVLAPNASAMTLDGTNTWIVSEPDSDLAVVVDPGPLDDVHLRAVVAAAEEAGKRVALTLLTHGHPDHAEGAGRFAELTGTKVRALDPALRLGDEGLGAGDVVRVGGLELRVVPTPGHTADSLCFHLPADRAVLTGDTILGRGTTVVAHPDGRLGDYLDSLRRLRSLTVDDGVHTVLPGHGPVLDDAQGAVEFYLAHRAHRLAQVETAVENGFTTPEAVVAKVYADVDRSLWPAAEWSVRAQLEYLREHGLIPGGEAF
- a CDS encoding RidA family protein, with product MSAVEARLAELGLNLPEVVPPLATYQPAVRSGAYVYTAGQLPMVRGKLPVTGKVGAEVSAEEAKQLAATCALNALAAVKSVIGDLDKIVRVVKVVGFVASAPDFTGQPGVINGASELLGQVLGEKGVHARSAVGVSVLPLDAPVEIEFQVEVAG
- the nth gene encoding endonuclease III, translating into MSASAADTPAGPPAKRPAKSPKPAAERAQAPAEPPVRAAKAPARTAKAATAPVKAAKPESHLAMVRRARRINRELAEVYPYAHPELDFRNPFELLVATVLSAQTTDLRVNQTTPALFAAYPTPEDMAAAAPEALEEIIRPTGFFRAKARSLLGLSAALRDNFGGEVPGRIEDLVTLPGVGRKTANVVLGNAFGVPGITVDTHFGRLVRRWKWTEQEDPEKVEAEICAIFPKSEWTMLSHRVVFHGRRICHARRPACGACPIAPLCPAYGEGETDPEKAAKLLKYEKGGLPGQRLSPPADYPGLPAPPLGGAGGPGDDGATG
- a CDS encoding transglycosylase domain-containing protein, whose amino-acid sequence is MPKKRSGGGLTGSQQAAKFLGVSVLSGVVLAGIAIPAAGALGLAAKGTVEGFDEIPANLKTPPLSQRTTILDAEGGLIAQVYSRDRRVVPLTAISPYMQKAIVAIEDSRFYEHGAIDLKGILRAVNRNAQEGGAAQGASTLTQQYVKNVFVEEAGDDPAKVAEAQQKSLGRKVRELKYAIQVEEELGKKKILENYLNITFFGQQAYGIESAAQRYFSKPARDLTLDESALLAGLVQSPSRYDPVNDTEEATLRRNTVLQRMADIKDISQAEADKAKAVPIKLKVTKPKNGCITAVSGAGFFCDYVRATFLSNPVFGKTKEERARIWNQGGLTVRTTLDPQSQESVNSSIKEHVYQSDKVATAVTLVQPGTGRVLAMGQSRPYGFGTNETQINFSVDRKMGGSNFGFPTGSTFKPFVAAAALERGMPATKMYASPYEMEYPSPVQTCSGDPWVNTNGERVPNESESEVGPYAMKEAMAKSVNTYFVEMIGEIGLCPLKDMTTKLRVIRADGAKLPDSPAISLGTEGMSPLTMANAYATFANRGTYCSPVAIESITDSRGKALDVPKSTCERVMSEKTADTVNTLLLGVVDSGTGLSAGLTDRDSAGKTGTTDSRHNAWFVGYTPNMAGATWVGSPGTKQVSMEDITIGGEYYEKVFGGGLPGPIWKDAVSGALAGREAPGFTTVFIPDAQKPAPGGKGKPGKGRKPGKGRGGDGKPGDGRPGGADTGGLTGGLTGGDGNGTGEVPFPGIPLDPGLLGGTNG
- a CDS encoding ArsA family ATPase, whose protein sequence is MSRLQVVSGKGGTGKTTVAAALALALATEGRRTLLVEVEGRQGIAQLFGTEPLPYEERRIAVAPGGGEVFALAIDAERALLDYLQMFYKLGSAGRALKKLGAIDFATTIAPGLRDVLLTGKACEAVRRKDKAGRPVYDHVVMDAPPTGRVTRFLNVNDEVAGLARFGPIHNQAQAVMKVLKSPQTAVHLVTLLEEMPVQETADGRQELAEAGLPLGHVIVNMVRPHHLDEAALRAAAGERRAEVAQALSRAGLGGARRGGLAERLVDPLLEQAAAHAERVGLEREQRAVLDGLGVPTYELPLLGGGMDLAGLYELATELRKQVSAA